One segment of Pelecanus crispus isolate bPelCri1 chromosome 2, bPelCri1.pri, whole genome shotgun sequence DNA contains the following:
- the ZBTB14 gene encoding zinc finger and BTB domain-containing protein 14: MYQFEKYVHIHWGHKQLKELWSSKLEFFISMSETIKYNDDDHKTVFLKTLNEQRLEGEFCDIAIVVEDVKFRAHRCVLAACSTYFKKLFKKLEVDSSSVIEIDFLRSDIFEEVLNYMYTAKISVKKEDVNLMMSSGQILGIRFLDKLCSQKRDVSSPEENTQSKSKYCLKINRPMGEPNDTQDDEVEEIGDHDDSPSDVTVEGTPPSQEDGKSPTTTLRVQEAILKELGSEEVRKVNCYGQEVEPMETTESKDLGSQTPQALTFNDGISEVKDEQTPGWTTAAGDMKFEYLLYGHREHIVCQACGKTFSDEARLRKHEKLHTADRPFVCEMCTKGFTTQAHLKEHLKIHTGYKPYSCEVCGKSFIRAPDLKKHERVHSNERPFACHMCDKAFKHKSHLKDHERRHRGEKPFVCSSCTKAFAKASDLKRHENNMHSERKQVTTANSIQSETEQLQAAAMAAEAEQQLETIACS, translated from the exons ATGTATCAATTTGAAAAATACGTACACATACACTGGGGGCacaagcagctgaaggaacttTGGTCAAGCAAGCTG GAGTTTTTCATCAGTATGTCTGAAACCATTAAATATAATGACGACGATCACAAAACTGTGTTCCTGAAAACCTTAAATGAACAACGTTTGGAAGGGGAATTTTGTGACATAGCTATCGTGGTTGAAGATGTTAAATTCAGAGCACATAGATGCGTGCTTGCTGCCTGCAGTACCTACttcaaaaagcttttcaaaaaacTGGAAGTCGATAGTTCATCAGTAATAGAAATAGATTTTCTTCGTTCTGATATTTTTGAGGAAGTTCTCAATTACATGTATACTGCAAAGATTTCTGTTAAGAAAGAGGATGTGAATCTGATGATGTCTTCAGGCCAGATTCTTGGTATTCGATTTCTGGATAAACTCTGCTCTCAAAAACGTGATGTATCTAGTCCTGAAGAAAACACACAGTCCAAGAGCAAGTACTGTCTAAAAATAAACCGTCCTATGGGGGAACCTAATGATACCCAAGATGATGAGGTGGAAGAAATTGGAGATCATGATGATAGTCCATCGGATGTGACAGTGGAAGGAACTCCCCCAAGTCAGGAAGACGGAAAATCACCTACCACTACCCTGAGAGTGCAAGAGGCGATTCTGAAAGAGCTGGGAAGTGAAGAGGTTCGAAAAGTGAACTGCTATGGCCAAGAAGTAGAGCCTATGGAAACAACTGAATCAAAAGACTTAGGATCTCAGACCCCTCAGGCTTTGACATTTAATGATGGCATAAGTGAAGTGAAAGATGAACAGACACCAGGCTGGACCACAGCAGCTGGGGATATGAAGTTTGAGTACTTGCTTTACGGACACAGGGAACACATTGTATGTCAGGCTTGTGGTAAGACCTTTTCTGATGAAGCGCGACTGAGAAAACACGAGAAGCTCCACACTGCTGATAGACCGTTTGTTTGTGAAATGTGTACAAAGGGCTTTACCACGCAAGCTCATTTGAAAGAGCACCTGAAAATACACACAGGTTACAAGCCTTACAGTTGCGAGGTATGTGGAAAGTCTTTTATTCGTGCACCAGATCtaaaaaagcatgaaagagtTCACAGTAATGAGAGGCCATTTGCATGCCATATGTGTGATAAAGCTTTCAAGCACAAGTCCCACCTCAAAGACCATGAAAGAAGACACCGAGGAGAGAAACCTTTTGTCTGCAGTTCCTGCACTAAAGCATTTGCTAAAGCATCTGATCTAAAAAGGCATGAGAACAATATgcacagtgaaagaaaacaagttactACAGCCAATTCTATCCAGAGTGAAACAGAACAGTTACAGGCAGCAGCTATGGCTGCTGAAGCAGAGCAGCAATTAGAAACTATAGCTTGTAGTTAA